The following coding sequences are from one Campylobacter sp. RM16187 window:
- a CDS encoding 2,3,4,5-tetrahydropyridine-2,6-carboxylate N-succinyltransferase, which produces MPKEFKTADEFKEFCEKFRAKKGYKDPVAFAIARVDRGQLNKDKILQASYAVVNYKESFLSAAALIYALEKCGVEVDFSDSEFVAEFTPKVAKKASKLFSVFENELEKHKNVQVLHMIKHAFEEDLENNEDKFKIAFMFEDAKPKSVEIVYLKLYLLSLNKAPLRSLVLDGAFGVLPNVAWTSRNIPIELEWLRKNEIWLKMSGGYPAIVSIDKFPRFLSHIIPSDNTRILDSAKVRLGASIHPGTTVMPGAAYVNFNAGTTGSVMIEGRVSSSVVVGEGSDVGGGASILGVLSGTNGNPVSIGKNCLLGANSVTGIPLGDKCIVDAGIAILEGTKVFINEAERAKLNEINPNFKFDREIYKGLELANLDGLHFRQNSQTGQITASASKRAIKLNEALH; this is translated from the coding sequence ATGCCAAAAGAGTTTAAAACAGCCGACGAATTTAAAGAATTTTGCGAAAAATTTAGAGCCAAAAAAGGTTATAAAGACCCGGTTGCGTTCGCGATAGCGCGTGTTGATAGAGGTCAGCTAAATAAAGACAAAATTTTGCAAGCAAGCTATGCGGTGGTAAATTACAAAGAGAGCTTTTTGTCAGCCGCAGCACTCATCTACGCGCTTGAAAAATGCGGAGTGGAAGTTGATTTCAGTGATAGCGAATTTGTAGCCGAATTTACTCCAAAAGTTGCCAAAAAGGCGAGCAAACTCTTTAGTGTATTTGAAAACGAGCTTGAAAAACATAAAAACGTGCAAGTTTTACACATGATAAAGCATGCTTTTGAAGAGGATTTGGAAAATAACGAGGATAAATTTAAGATCGCTTTTATGTTTGAAGACGCCAAGCCAAAGAGCGTTGAGATCGTATATCTTAAGCTTTATCTACTCTCTTTAAACAAAGCTCCGCTTCGAAGCCTCGTGCTTGACGGAGCCTTTGGAGTGCTACCAAACGTAGCATGGACAAGCCGCAACATCCCTATCGAGCTTGAGTGGCTTCGCAAAAATGAAATTTGGCTAAAGATGAGCGGAGGATACCCTGCGATCGTAAGCATTGATAAGTTCCCGCGCTTCTTAAGCCACATCATTCCAAGCGACAACACAAGAATTCTTGATAGCGCAAAAGTTCGTTTAGGCGCTTCTATACATCCTGGCACTACGGTAATGCCGGGTGCTGCGTATGTGAATTTTAACGCGGGCACAACGGGCTCTGTTATGATAGAAGGTCGCGTAAGCAGCTCGGTCGTAGTCGGTGAAGGAAGCGACGTGGGCGGAGGCGCAAGCATCCTTGGCGTACTAAGCGGCACAAACGGCAACCCTGTAAGCATCGGCAAAAACTGCTTACTTGGCGCAAATTCGGTCACCGGAATTCCGCTTGGCGATAAGTGCATAGTCGATGCGGGAATCGCGATTTTGGAGGGCACAAAGGTGTTTATAAACGAAGCCGAGCGAGCTAAACTAAACGAGATAAATCCAAATTTCAAATTTGATCGCGAAATTTATAAGGGCTTAGAGCTAGCAAATCTTGACGGACTTCACTTCCGCCAAAACAGCCAAACAGGTCAGATCACTGCAAGCGCAAGCAAACGCGCGATCAAGCTAAACGAAGCACTTCATTAA
- a CDS encoding alpha/beta hydrolase: MSSVLFRFLALFFGVYLLVLALLYFFQERLLFVPSKLDEGFKFEFNAKFKEINLNVDGAVLNGLHFYASKPKGAVLFFHGNAGSLKGWGKFGEFYTRLGYDFYVFDYRGYGKSSGEIRNETELMSDAHAMMTRVLEKFNAKDITLVGYSLGSGLAANIASKFEVPKLVLVAPYFKFDELASSKVFFVPKFIVKYKIPTVSFINEAKNTQISIIHGKFDDLIEISNSYKLAKHLKPDDKFYKIEAGHNDILYNREFEQNLEEILSR, encoded by the coding sequence ATGAGTTCTGTTTTGTTTAGATTTTTAGCTCTGTTTTTTGGAGTTTATCTGCTTGTTTTGGCGCTTCTTTACTTTTTTCAGGAGCGACTTTTGTTCGTGCCAAGCAAGCTTGATGAGGGGTTTAAATTCGAATTTAACGCTAAATTTAAAGAGATAAATTTAAACGTAGATGGTGCCGTGCTAAACGGACTTCATTTTTATGCGAGCAAGCCAAAGGGCGCGGTTTTGTTTTTTCACGGCAACGCAGGCTCGCTTAAGGGCTGGGGCAAATTTGGCGAGTTTTACACAAGGCTCGGATATGATTTTTACGTTTTTGACTATAGAGGCTACGGTAAAAGTAGCGGCGAGATAAGAAACGAAACCGAGCTCATGAGTGATGCTCACGCGATGATGACAAGAGTGCTCGAGAAGTTTAACGCAAAGGATATCACGCTTGTTGGCTATTCGCTTGGAAGCGGGCTTGCGGCAAATATCGCGAGCAAATTTGAAGTGCCTAAGTTGGTTTTGGTGGCGCCTTATTTTAAATTTGACGAGCTAGCCAGCTCAAAGGTATTTTTCGTGCCAAAATTTATAGTGAAGTATAAAATTCCAACCGTTTCGTTCATAAATGAGGCAAAAAATACGCAAATATCGATAATCCACGGCAAATTTGACGATCTTATAGAGATATCAAACTCCTATAAACTAGCCAAGCATTTAAAGCCTGATGATAAATTTTACAAGATTGAGGCAGGTCATAACGATATACTTTATAACCGCGAATTTGAGCAAAATTTAGAAGAAATTTTAAGCAGATAG
- a CDS encoding radical SAM protein, giving the protein MGCPHACIYCYAEFMQKMSGHAEAWGEFVDVKEFDENSLAKFLSTYKGERIFMSSVTDCYSPFEAKFKNTRKILEILSSSNVNLQILTKSKLVLRDIDLFKTMPNLRVGLSFSTLDENLRAVFEPRASRISERLDALKTLKEQGIKTFLFVAPIFPAITPAVKFAQDYSDIADEIMFDRLNLYPAFKDKILAFIGRNFPHLLSLYKQIYLFGDNSYWTDLAADLEEILSEQKANYKICFKD; this is encoded by the coding sequence GTGGGTTGCCCGCACGCTTGCATTTATTGTTATGCCGAATTTATGCAAAAGATGAGCGGACACGCTGAAGCTTGGGGCGAATTTGTAGATGTTAAGGAGTTTGATGAAAATTCTCTGGCGAAATTTCTAAGCACTTATAAAGGTGAGCGAATTTTCATGAGCTCGGTTACGGATTGCTATAGCCCATTTGAAGCCAAATTTAAAAACACTCGTAAAATTTTAGAAATTCTTAGTAGCTCAAATGTAAATTTGCAAATTCTAACCAAATCCAAGCTGGTTTTGCGTGATATCGATCTTTTTAAAACTATGCCGAATTTAAGAGTAGGGCTTAGTTTTTCTACGCTTGATGAGAATTTACGAGCTGTTTTTGAGCCAAGAGCAAGCAGGATTAGCGAGCGTTTGGATGCGTTAAAGACGCTAAAAGAGCAGGGTATTAAGACATTTTTATTTGTAGCTCCTATTTTTCCTGCTATCACGCCCGCCGTTAAATTTGCGCAGGATTACAGCGACATAGCTGATGAGATCATGTTTGATAGGCTAAATTTATATCCTGCTTTTAAAGATAAAATTTTAGCCTTTATAGGACGAAATTTCCCACATCTTTTAAGCCTTTATAAGCAAATTTATCTTTTTGGTGACAACTCTTACTGGACTGATCTTGCAGCCGATTTAGAGGAGATTTTAAGCGAGCAAAAGGCAAACTACAAGATATGTTTTAAGGATTAA